One stretch of Pectobacterium brasiliense DNA includes these proteins:
- a CDS encoding Y4yA family PLP-dependent enzyme, whose amino-acid sequence MSNLFSFAAVSSLPVAQAHWPERLTPYLDSEIEQFLFNSPQRLSWLVEQYGSPLNIVWPHTVANNIAALRTVLQRHDVDCRLYYGAKVNKSPGLVQAAVNAGVGVDVSSLQELKDALRAGGDGARLCATGPAKTREFLTALVHHRALIVLDSPEEFDEVLALADLLRVTDPVRVLLRYRPSFAQASRFGMLADEVAICLEALSTRQAVLHLEGFHFHLGGYEPDTRVAAFAEVLPLLERARSKGLQPAIIDIGGGLPIQYLSASRYQDYLAKQNAADYRHGQVPTSFYPYGGERSAVDYLEAFLSASIGQNRVADVLKQHGLILAIEPGRSLADQSAITVFRVTRTRRQPDGNHVVFVEGSSFSACETWFNSEFLIDPLHVFSVKKDTPLVPGKAWIAGHSCLDDDVITNRLIHFRTVPQSGDLLIYANTAGYQMDLLENAFHRHPLPARLCAFKGKKGELIFSSDN is encoded by the coding sequence ATGAGCAACCTGTTTAGCTTTGCCGCAGTGTCTTCCCTCCCTGTCGCGCAGGCCCACTGGCCTGAGAGACTGACGCCTTATCTGGATAGCGAGATTGAGCAGTTTCTTTTCAACTCGCCGCAAAGGTTGTCATGGTTGGTTGAGCAGTATGGGTCGCCGCTGAATATTGTCTGGCCGCACACCGTGGCCAACAATATCGCGGCATTGCGGACGGTGTTGCAGCGTCACGACGTGGACTGCCGCCTGTACTACGGCGCAAAGGTGAATAAATCGCCGGGTCTGGTACAGGCGGCGGTGAATGCGGGCGTCGGCGTGGATGTTTCCAGCCTACAGGAACTGAAAGATGCGCTGCGGGCAGGCGGCGACGGCGCGCGGCTGTGCGCCACTGGCCCGGCCAAAACGCGTGAGTTCCTGACGGCGCTGGTTCATCATCGCGCTCTTATCGTGCTGGATTCACCGGAAGAATTCGACGAGGTGCTCGCGCTGGCGGATTTGTTGCGCGTGACGGATCCCGTGCGGGTTCTGCTGCGCTATCGCCCATCGTTCGCGCAGGCCAGTCGGTTTGGCATGCTGGCTGATGAGGTTGCAATCTGCCTGGAGGCGTTGAGCACCAGACAGGCTGTGCTTCATCTGGAAGGCTTCCATTTCCATCTCGGCGGCTATGAGCCCGATACCCGCGTGGCGGCATTCGCTGAGGTACTGCCATTACTGGAGCGGGCGCGGTCAAAGGGATTACAGCCCGCGATTATTGATATCGGCGGGGGATTGCCGATTCAATATCTTTCGGCTTCACGCTATCAGGATTATTTAGCGAAGCAGAATGCGGCGGATTACCGCCACGGTCAGGTGCCGACCTCGTTTTACCCGTATGGCGGTGAGCGTTCGGCTGTCGACTATCTTGAGGCATTCCTGTCCGCCTCAATCGGACAGAACCGCGTGGCGGACGTGCTCAAGCAGCACGGCCTGATTCTGGCGATTGAGCCGGGACGCAGCCTGGCTGACCAAAGTGCGATTACCGTGTTTCGCGTCACGCGCACGCGCCGCCAGCCGGATGGCAACCACGTTGTGTTTGTGGAAGGCAGCAGCTTCAGCGCGTGTGAGACCTGGTTTAACTCTGAGTTTTTGATTGATCCTCTGCATGTTTTTTCCGTCAAAAAAGACACGCCTCTGGTGCCGGGCAAAGCCTGGATCGCCGGACACAGCTGTCTGGACGACGATGTCATTACGAACCGATTGATTCATTTTCGAACCGTGCCGCAGTCAGGCGATTTACTGATTTACGCGAATACGGCGGGATACCAGATGGACCTGCTGGAAAACGCGTTTCATCGGCATCCGCTGCCTGCGCGCCTGTGTGCGTTCAAAGGTAAGAAAGGTGAGCTGATTTTTTCCAGTGATAACTGA
- a CDS encoding HpcH/HpaI aldolase/citrate lyase family protein: MEHAKTYLFVPGNAPHRFQQAVCCGADAVIFDLEDAVHPDEKNQARENIIQWDKNDTPVSEINCKKYIRLNKFGSVEFSEDIEFLNKLNNKEKLRNNAPSKHKKDKWEIVLPKIESAKMLHDAREMINRNRSETVNIIAIIETAQGLHHAEEICAAGVERVAFGSLDFSLDIHCDQSLYALLYARSRIVLASRLADLPPPIDCVNPDFTHHDRVLADALHARSLGFSAKLCIHPSQIDAVQRAFATDRSKIDWAKQVLKAAEHSYAFQINGEMVDLPVIEQARQLLRAQNVDN, from the coding sequence ATGGAACACGCTAAAACCTATCTCTTTGTGCCTGGTAATGCGCCCCACCGCTTTCAACAAGCCGTCTGCTGCGGTGCCGATGCCGTGATATTTGATTTAGAAGATGCTGTTCATCCTGATGAAAAAAATCAGGCTAGAGAAAATATTATCCAATGGGATAAAAACGATACGCCCGTCTCTGAAATAAATTGCAAAAAATATATACGTTTAAACAAATTTGGTTCAGTGGAATTCAGTGAAGACATCGAGTTTCTGAATAAACTTAATAATAAAGAAAAATTAAGAAATAACGCTCCATCCAAACATAAAAAAGACAAATGGGAAATTGTTTTACCTAAAATAGAATCCGCAAAAATGCTGCATGACGCGCGAGAAATGATAAATCGTAATAGATCGGAAACGGTTAATATTATTGCGATAATTGAAACCGCACAGGGGTTGCATCATGCAGAAGAGATTTGTGCAGCAGGGGTAGAAAGAGTCGCATTTGGCTCATTGGATTTCTCACTCGATATTCATTGCGATCAATCCTTGTATGCCTTGCTGTATGCCAGAAGCCGCATTGTATTAGCCTCCAGACTGGCCGACTTGCCGCCACCGATAGATTGCGTCAATCCTGACTTCACGCATCACGACCGGGTGTTAGCTGACGCATTACATGCGCGCTCGCTCGGCTTCTCAGCCAAACTCTGTATTCATCCCTCGCAGATCGATGCCGTTCAGCGGGCATTCGCGACGGATCGCAGCAAAATAGACTGGGCAAAGCAGGTTCTGAAAGCCGCCGAACACAGCTACGCTTTCCAGATAAACGGGGAGATGGTGGATTTACCCGTCATTGAGCAGGCCAGGCAGCTATTACGGGCGCAAAATGTAGATAACTAA
- a CDS encoding ParB N-terminal domain-containing protein translates to MFESMTYQIALTPVQFLLPSENVDMSNVECLMEDICRCGCWTTPVPIEKETGIIMDGNHRLRAASELGLKHIPCALLDYDDPRVSVYHWKTGKPFCKNLIMQTIVAEKSLFPYKTTRHFFQPALPSVRVVLDELMR, encoded by the coding sequence GTGTTTGAAAGTATGACCTACCAGATTGCTCTTACGCCCGTGCAGTTCCTGCTTCCCTCTGAAAATGTCGATATGTCGAACGTGGAATGTCTGATGGAGGATATTTGCCGCTGTGGCTGCTGGACGACACCCGTACCCATAGAGAAAGAAACCGGGATTATTATGGACGGCAATCACCGATTACGCGCGGCTAGCGAGCTGGGATTAAAGCACATCCCTTGTGCGCTGCTTGATTATGACGATCCTCGTGTGTCCGTTTACCATTGGAAGACCGGGAAGCCTTTTTGCAAGAATCTGATTATGCAGACGATTGTGGCGGAAAAGAGTCTATTTCCCTATAAGACGACGCGTCATTTTTTCCAGCCTGCGCTGCCGTCGGTGCGTGTTGTGCTGGATGAACTTATGCGCTAA
- a CDS encoding IucA/IucC family protein — protein MNIKVDEIKHRDIHQDVDDFLSDYSNKNALRRLIRCFFAEGILNKNDLRFIEGNSREATLTLQGGKGILKFEDISSSPANTYINNGNIYLIHSDGTSFPVTSHERLIDLLRDSFDFHPDESGISGLKKDVGNSIRNDTNARRYRCQWRAEVADAMQQDGQNAFTPWLRWQLSIRDAAMFLDQWGSLEGHPYYPTWKSRPGLSDEDVQRLSPEFNARVPLRITALRRDMAYVESMPHVDDFHSWFAHAFPALWQDWKQRLNQQGLDETQWLPLPIHSWHLENWVKSHYEDEIAEGILLTDGPDLITLPGMSFRTVLPVEPPSSPFIKLPVAIWMTSEMRSLQAKSIQMGPRISTIIEAILAQEGGFEQRLAFFREETAFHYKHAVHQDDAPGKHLSVVFRDARIYERTDGALPVTVATLFTALPHRDQPLFTELVTLSGLGPEAWFRQYVRAVTRPVIAIYLLYGIGLEAHQQNSQILFSPEGVAQGLLIRDFGDGRTYAPLLRQRGHHLQPYVWPGILPTVFEDDIEPVRMFVVDACFVSHLHELALALSAEYGFADARLWQVMKEETAAAFDAVKSRVDGELWQTERDMFMTQPWYTRSLLRMHIQEYRDYRIQHGLSNPFLIEEEETRIGS, from the coding sequence ATGAATATCAAGGTTGACGAAATTAAACACAGGGATATACATCAGGATGTAGATGATTTTCTCTCTGATTACTCAAATAAAAACGCGTTAAGGCGATTGATTCGCTGCTTTTTCGCAGAAGGAATTTTGAATAAAAATGACCTGAGGTTTATTGAGGGTAATTCCAGGGAAGCAACGCTGACTTTGCAGGGTGGCAAAGGTATATTGAAATTTGAAGATATTTCGTCATCACCGGCAAACACCTATATTAATAATGGAAATATTTATCTCATTCATTCAGATGGGACGTCTTTTCCCGTTACCAGCCACGAGCGATTGATTGATTTACTTCGCGACAGTTTCGATTTTCATCCTGACGAGAGCGGTATCAGTGGCCTGAAAAAAGACGTCGGTAACAGTATTCGTAATGATACCAACGCCCGGCGCTATCGTTGCCAATGGCGTGCTGAGGTGGCCGATGCCATGCAGCAGGACGGGCAGAACGCTTTCACGCCGTGGCTGCGTTGGCAGCTCAGCATTCGCGATGCCGCCATGTTTCTCGATCAGTGGGGATCGCTGGAAGGCCACCCTTACTACCCGACCTGGAAATCCCGCCCCGGACTGAGTGACGAAGACGTCCAGCGGCTGTCACCCGAATTTAACGCCCGCGTGCCGCTGCGTATTACCGCGCTGCGCCGCGATATGGCGTATGTCGAATCCATGCCGCACGTCGATGATTTTCATTCGTGGTTTGCTCATGCATTCCCCGCGCTCTGGCAGGACTGGAAGCAGCGCCTGAATCAACAGGGGCTGGATGAGACGCAGTGGCTCCCGCTGCCTATCCACAGCTGGCATCTGGAAAACTGGGTGAAATCCCACTATGAGGATGAAATTGCCGAAGGGATTCTGCTTACCGACGGCCCCGATCTCATCACGCTACCGGGTATGTCGTTCCGTACCGTTTTGCCCGTTGAACCTCCTTCTTCTCCTTTCATCAAACTCCCCGTCGCCATCTGGATGACTAGCGAAATGCGCAGCCTACAGGCGAAATCCATCCAAATGGGGCCACGTATCAGCACCATTATCGAAGCGATTCTGGCGCAGGAAGGCGGATTTGAGCAGCGGCTGGCGTTTTTCCGCGAAGAGACGGCGTTCCACTACAAGCACGCGGTGCATCAGGATGACGCACCGGGCAAACATCTCTCCGTCGTTTTCCGCGATGCTCGAATTTATGAACGCACCGACGGCGCCCTGCCCGTGACCGTCGCCACGCTGTTTACGGCGCTGCCTCATCGCGACCAGCCGCTGTTCACCGAGCTGGTGACGCTGTCCGGGCTTGGCCCCGAAGCGTGGTTCCGCCAATACGTCCGCGCCGTAACCCGGCCTGTTATCGCTATCTATCTGCTGTACGGCATCGGGCTGGAAGCGCATCAGCAGAACAGCCAGATCCTCTTTTCACCGGAAGGTGTCGCGCAGGGATTATTAATCCGTGATTTCGGCGACGGGCGTACCTATGCGCCGCTGCTGCGTCAGCGCGGTCACCATCTGCAACCCTACGTCTGGCCCGGCATTCTGCCCACGGTATTTGAAGACGACATCGAACCCGTGCGGATGTTTGTCGTCGACGCCTGCTTTGTCAGCCACCTGCACGAACTGGCGCTGGCGCTCAGCGCGGAATACGGCTTTGCCGATGCCCGGCTGTGGCAGGTGATGAAAGAAGAAACCGCCGCGGCGTTTGACGCAGTGAAGTCGCGCGTTGATGGCGAGCTGTGGCAGACCGAACGCGACATGTTTATGACCCAGCCCTGGTATACGCGTTCGCTGCTGCGCATGCATATCCAGGAATATCGCGACTATCGGATTCAGCACGGTCTGAGCAATCCCTTCCTCATTGAAGAGGAAGAAACCCGCATCGGATCGTGA
- a CDS encoding PLP-dependent cysteine synthase family protein: MILNKVTDLIGNTPVIQIPVPYGDTRLFLKVEKNNPGGSMKDRMARNMIVAGLKSGKIRPGGTIVESSSGNTGIGLALASIEYGLRFIAVVDHHAAQDKIAIMRALGAEIRYVSGDYGEDEVAVVERQRMAAQLAQEIPGAVFMNQSDNAANAGGYADFVRELFSQIGKIDAFVGCVGTGGSMTGISHGLKVHNPDITTIAVEPVGSIVFGHPGKPYYQSGTGTPAGDTVGLVLDYSCIDCGEQVSDAQAFETARYIARHYGLLVGGSTGGVIYKALELIYQDRIGGNVVLAIADGGEKYLHTVFNEEWLAARNLIDSGVWHDLDRWLGNAISLEQAS, translated from the coding sequence ATGATCCTGAATAAAGTAACTGATTTGATTGGTAATACGCCCGTTATACAAATTCCGGTTCCCTATGGGGATACGCGTTTGTTTTTAAAAGTGGAGAAGAACAATCCCGGCGGAAGCATGAAGGATCGCATGGCGAGAAACATGATTGTTGCCGGACTGAAGTCAGGCAAAATCCGCCCCGGTGGCACCATTGTCGAGTCGTCATCAGGGAATACCGGTATCGGGCTGGCGCTGGCGTCAATTGAATATGGCCTGCGCTTTATCGCCGTGGTCGATCATCACGCGGCACAGGACAAAATCGCCATCATGCGCGCGCTCGGCGCGGAAATTCGCTACGTCTCCGGCGACTACGGCGAAGATGAGGTGGCGGTGGTGGAACGCCAGCGCATGGCGGCACAGCTGGCGCAGGAAATACCCGGCGCGGTGTTTATGAACCAGTCGGATAACGCGGCGAATGCAGGCGGTTATGCCGATTTTGTCCGTGAGCTGTTCAGCCAGATTGGCAAGATCGACGCATTTGTCGGCTGCGTGGGCACCGGCGGATCGATGACGGGCATTTCGCACGGCCTGAAAGTCCATAATCCAGATATCACGACCATTGCCGTTGAACCGGTGGGTTCTATCGTCTTCGGCCACCCCGGTAAGCCTTACTATCAATCCGGCACCGGTACGCCCGCGGGGGATACCGTAGGGCTGGTGTTGGATTACAGCTGCATCGACTGTGGCGAGCAGGTTTCGGATGCGCAGGCGTTTGAAACGGCACGCTATATCGCACGGCACTACGGTTTGCTGGTCGGCGGTTCGACGGGCGGGGTGATCTATAAAGCGCTGGAGCTGATCTATCAGGATCGCATCGGCGGCAACGTCGTGCTGGCGATTGCCGATGGCGGGGAGAAATATCTGCACACGGTGTTTAACGAAGAGTGGCTCGCGGCGCGTAACCTGATCGATAGCGGCGTGTGGCACGATCTGGATCGCTGGCTGGGCAATGCGATTTCTCTGGAGCAGGCAAGCTAA
- a CDS encoding MFS transporter, which translates to MRLSGQVAFIIHFMFVVQLVAMGAMEMSGPFWPLHLESMSSGAELSIAGIAVYVGPMLGIMLTSAFWGRMGDRLGNKAMMIRALFGLALTQLGLAWANDIWTIVALRFIQGACAGYIAPAQAYGVAVVSPLQRTRLFAWLQVSTNVGSLLGAIVGGLILDYLNFFWINLSAAILCALCGITVALFLPHVAPDVPAAPPADAQAKALPRRRLWALSPIPGLLLISGLLLTSRMIPQTPFSLYLDGFFQVDKWVIGLCYGLQATGVIVSASLWARYFENLSLSQTLSRLCVVMLACAIVTLTAATILNIAIFIPLYFLWGVLLGATTPVLMALISRAAGAGQQGYILGVAQSVSQFASILGISLGGLVLYSPGLRSLFFCVGAAYLVTFLVALMLLRRLRIQAEKHDSLSTKGNIENV; encoded by the coding sequence ATGCGCTTGAGCGGACAGGTCGCGTTCATCATCCACTTTATGTTTGTCGTACAGCTAGTGGCGATGGGGGCGATGGAGATGAGCGGGCCGTTTTGGCCGCTGCATCTGGAAAGTATGTCATCGGGTGCGGAACTGAGTATCGCGGGGATTGCCGTGTACGTCGGGCCGATGCTGGGCATTATGCTGACCAGCGCCTTCTGGGGAAGGATGGGCGATCGGCTGGGCAACAAAGCCATGATGATCCGCGCGTTGTTTGGGCTGGCGTTAACCCAGCTCGGGCTGGCGTGGGCAAACGACATCTGGACGATAGTCGCGCTGCGTTTTATTCAGGGAGCCTGTGCGGGCTATATTGCGCCCGCGCAGGCGTATGGCGTCGCGGTGGTCAGTCCGCTACAGCGCACGCGGCTGTTTGCCTGGCTTCAGGTCTCTACCAACGTAGGATCGCTGCTGGGAGCGATTGTCGGCGGGCTGATCCTCGATTACCTGAACTTCTTCTGGATCAACCTGAGTGCGGCGATCCTCTGCGCGCTGTGCGGCATCACCGTGGCGCTCTTCCTACCGCATGTTGCCCCCGATGTCCCTGCGGCTCCGCCTGCGGATGCGCAGGCGAAAGCCCTTCCCCGCAGGCGGCTCTGGGCGCTGTCGCCGATTCCCGGTCTGCTGCTGATTTCTGGCCTACTGCTGACCAGCCGTATGATCCCGCAAACGCCGTTTTCCCTCTATCTGGACGGCTTCTTTCAGGTGGATAAGTGGGTTATCGGGCTGTGTTATGGCTTGCAGGCGACCGGCGTGATTGTCTCTGCATCGCTGTGGGCGCGCTATTTTGAAAATCTCTCGCTGTCGCAGACGCTGAGCCGCCTGTGTGTGGTCATGCTGGCCTGCGCCATCGTGACGTTGACGGCCGCTACGATCCTGAATATTGCGATTTTCATCCCGCTGTACTTCCTGTGGGGCGTGCTGTTGGGGGCGACGACGCCCGTGCTGATGGCGCTGATTTCCCGAGCGGCTGGGGCCGGACAGCAGGGGTACATACTCGGCGTGGCGCAAAGCGTCAGCCAGTTTGCCTCGATTCTGGGCATTTCTTTGGGCGGATTGGTTCTCTACTCCCCCGGATTACGTTCGCTGTTCTTCTGCGTTGGTGCCGCGTATCTGGTGACCTTCCTGGTCGCGCTGATGCTGCTACGACGCCTGCGGATACAGGCGGAAAAACATGACTCTCTCTCGACGAAGGGAAATATCGAAAATGTGTAA
- a CDS encoding TonB-dependent receptor: MNARKNFTPPTGKTRFPIPSALAIAVTAVLSGIAIPAQSATGERDDSTIVVEAKDANAVQGLVAGGMSARSSSTGLLGKKDVMDTPFNVSNMTSSFIENKQAQTLGQVVAHDASVRVSSSQGGLLDSYYIRGFPLNEGNLSDIAMNGVYGVAPNYQLMTDYIERVEVLKGPSALLYGLSPNSSVGGVINAVTKRPTTVGNLTRLTTSWQSDSQLTQHADISRVYALDNNNLLGVRFNGNYGYGDTVWDGSDKRTQVGSLGLDFSSERFRATLDLITQHLKTRAPSRPYSFAQGVTVPDAPDGNTNISQPWGFWHSKDQSVLLHTEYDLADNVTWFTDLGGSSAHVSRLSEQVPQVTNNNGDVSRTSSNASYLVNYRAAVSRYNLATGIRADVETGSVTHKLSAQTSYYRDRHATTSVIGPDLNTNIYNPVYMSPVDIPAPATISKRSSTALSGIALADTLGFWNDALQVTGGLRYQQIKSDNFVPGNSAPSSSYDKNAITPMVGVVVKPWQHVSLYANYIEGLSKGDIAPANASNPGQVLAPYKSKQYEAGVKVDALGTISTLSVFQITKPSGALVNGAGSEFVTANEQRNRGIELDVVGSPLEDLRLTGGLMLLDAELTKSVTPGAQGKRAPGTSRFQANAGVEYDLPFLRDLTLNANVTHNGKQNVNTINTQSIPSWTTVDFGARYKTRIYNAPTTFRADVLNAFDRNYWSGVTSFSTVSQGTPRTLMLSVAVDF; this comes from the coding sequence ATGAACGCCAGGAAGAACTTCACTCCACCTACCGGGAAGACTCGTTTTCCTATTCCCTCCGCGTTGGCCATCGCCGTAACGGCTGTGCTAAGCGGCATCGCGATACCCGCGCAGTCTGCAACGGGTGAGCGCGATGATTCCACTATCGTGGTGGAAGCTAAAGACGCGAATGCCGTGCAGGGGCTGGTCGCGGGTGGCATGTCGGCGCGGTCGTCCAGCACCGGGCTGCTGGGCAAAAAGGACGTGATGGATACGCCGTTTAACGTCAGCAACATGACCTCATCGTTTATTGAAAATAAACAGGCACAGACGCTGGGGCAGGTGGTCGCGCATGACGCATCGGTGCGGGTGAGCAGTTCTCAGGGCGGTCTGCTGGATTCCTACTACATTCGCGGTTTTCCACTCAATGAAGGAAACCTGAGCGACATCGCCATGAACGGCGTCTACGGTGTTGCGCCCAACTATCAGCTGATGACTGACTACATCGAGCGGGTGGAAGTGCTGAAAGGGCCGTCGGCGCTGCTGTATGGGCTGTCGCCTAACAGCAGCGTGGGCGGCGTGATTAACGCCGTCACCAAACGCCCGACCACCGTCGGAAATCTGACCCGCCTCACGACCAGCTGGCAGTCTGATTCCCAACTCACACAGCATGCGGATATTTCCCGCGTCTATGCGCTGGACAATAACAATCTGCTCGGCGTGCGTTTTAACGGGAATTACGGCTACGGCGACACGGTGTGGGATGGCAGCGACAAGCGTACACAGGTCGGCTCGCTTGGGCTGGATTTTTCGTCAGAACGCTTCCGCGCCACGTTGGATCTCATCACTCAGCATCTGAAAACCCGTGCGCCGTCTCGCCCTTATTCGTTCGCGCAGGGTGTGACCGTGCCCGATGCACCGGATGGCAACACTAATATTTCCCAGCCGTGGGGGTTCTGGCACTCCAAAGATCAGTCGGTGTTGCTGCATACCGAATACGATCTGGCGGATAACGTCACCTGGTTTACCGATTTAGGCGGTTCCAGCGCACACGTGAGCCGACTGTCGGAGCAGGTGCCGCAGGTCACGAATAATAATGGTGATGTGAGCAGAACGAGTAGTAATGCTTCCTATCTTGTGAATTATCGCGCCGCCGTTAGTCGTTATAATTTAGCTACGGGTATTAGAGCTGACGTGGAAACGGGCTCGGTGACACACAAACTATCAGCCCAAACCAGTTATTACCGGGATCGCCATGCAACAACAAGTGTAATTGGTCCAGACCTCAATACTAATATCTATAACCCCGTATATATGTCTCCCGTTGACATTCCCGCACCTGCAACGATAAGCAAACGTTCTTCCACTGCGCTGTCAGGTATCGCATTGGCGGATACGCTCGGCTTCTGGAACGATGCGCTGCAAGTCACGGGTGGGCTGCGCTATCAGCAGATCAAGTCGGATAACTTTGTTCCTGGTAATAGCGCGCCATCATCGTCCTACGACAAAAATGCGATCACGCCGATGGTCGGTGTGGTGGTGAAACCCTGGCAGCACGTCTCGCTCTATGCCAACTACATTGAGGGGCTGAGTAAAGGAGATATTGCGCCTGCGAATGCGAGCAATCCGGGTCAGGTGCTTGCGCCGTATAAGAGCAAGCAGTACGAAGCCGGGGTGAAAGTGGACGCGCTGGGGACGATCTCTACGCTGAGCGTCTTCCAGATCACCAAGCCGAGCGGCGCGCTGGTTAACGGGGCGGGTAGTGAGTTCGTTACCGCTAACGAGCAGCGCAATCGGGGTATCGAGCTGGATGTCGTCGGTTCACCGCTGGAGGATCTGCGCCTGACCGGTGGTTTGATGCTGCTGGATGCCGAGCTGACCAAAAGTGTGACGCCGGGGGCGCAGGGCAAGCGCGCGCCGGGGACGTCGCGTTTTCAGGCTAACGCCGGCGTGGAATATGACCTGCCGTTCCTGCGCGATCTGACGCTGAACGCCAACGTCACCCATAACGGGAAGCAAAACGTCAACACCATCAATACCCAGTCTATTCCTTCCTGGACCACCGTTGATTTTGGCGCGCGTTACAAGACGCGAATCTACAACGCGCCCACCACGTTCCGAGCTGATGTCCTGAACGCCTTTGACCGCAATTACTGGTCTGGCGTGACGTCGTTCAGCACGGTATCGCAAGGAACGCCGCGGACGCTGATGCTGTCCGTCGCGGTTGATTTCTAA
- a CDS encoding ABC transporter substrate-binding protein, with amino-acid sequence MCNRWTRQYCRRLLLSALLMIGLSPLAGQAEQTAQTSTIIKDVLGREVRVKTPVQRVMLGEGRQLYLVAMLDREDPAKRIVAWKRDLIQSDPATWHQYRDRFPQLAKIPTFDGTEKGTFDVEQAVSLKPDVIIMNIEAQRSIVDAGYDRILDSVGIPIVYVDFRYHPLENTAPTMRLFGKLFNQEARAEAFLAFREAQLKRVSDVLAAKKPRSPRVFIERLGGYTDECCLTFGPDNFGKFVQLAGGDNVAAKNAPSTFMQMHPEQVIVENPEIVVITSGNFEAFVPGGRWIGLGPGQDVTEGRKRLEWFLGRPAYTNSIAKQQRAFHAIWHQFYNGPYDFIAIQQLAEWFHPDLFRDLNADDTFRQLHQQFLPVDYQPGYFVSLTQ; translated from the coding sequence ATGTGTAATCGTTGGACGCGGCAATATTGCCGTCGGTTATTGCTGAGCGCGCTGTTGATGATAGGCCTGTCGCCGCTGGCGGGGCAGGCTGAGCAAACCGCGCAAACCTCAACCATCATCAAGGACGTGTTGGGGCGCGAGGTGAGAGTCAAGACGCCGGTGCAGCGTGTCATGCTGGGGGAGGGGCGTCAGCTTTATCTGGTTGCGATGCTCGACAGGGAAGACCCGGCGAAAAGGATTGTTGCCTGGAAGCGCGATCTGATTCAGTCCGATCCGGCCACGTGGCACCAGTATCGTGACCGCTTCCCTCAACTGGCAAAAATCCCGACGTTTGACGGCACGGAAAAGGGAACGTTTGACGTGGAGCAGGCGGTGTCGCTCAAGCCGGACGTCATCATTATGAACATTGAGGCACAGCGGTCGATTGTCGATGCGGGTTATGACCGGATACTGGACAGCGTCGGCATTCCGATTGTGTATGTCGATTTTCGCTATCACCCGCTGGAAAACACGGCGCCTACCATGCGTCTATTCGGCAAGCTGTTTAATCAGGAAGCTCGTGCCGAAGCCTTTCTCGCATTCCGTGAGGCACAGCTAAAACGCGTTTCCGATGTGCTGGCGGCTAAAAAACCGCGTTCCCCACGCGTTTTTATTGAGCGACTGGGTGGCTATACCGATGAATGTTGCCTGACGTTCGGCCCGGATAACTTCGGTAAATTCGTGCAATTGGCCGGTGGCGATAACGTTGCGGCGAAGAATGCGCCGAGCACCTTTATGCAGATGCACCCTGAACAGGTGATTGTGGAAAACCCGGAAATTGTAGTGATCACCAGCGGTAATTTTGAGGCCTTCGTGCCCGGCGGACGCTGGATTGGTCTGGGGCCGGGGCAGGATGTGACGGAAGGGCGCAAGCGGCTTGAATGGTTTTTGGGACGTCCGGCCTACACCAACAGCATCGCCAAGCAGCAGCGTGCATTTCATGCCATCTGGCATCAGTTTTACAATGGCCCGTATGACTTTATCGCCATTCAGCAACTGGCCGAGTGGTTCCACCCAGACTTATTTCGCGATCTCAACGCGGATGACACCTTCCGCCAGCTTCACCAGCAGTTCTTGCCGGTTGATTACCAGCCGGGCTATTTCGTCAGTCTTACACAGTAA